A stretch of Lujinxingia sediminis DNA encodes these proteins:
- a CDS encoding BatD family protein: protein MRHTSQTPTLLPALVACICASISLLWAFEAHAQQDVEITVSASPKVVAPGQVVEYQLEARVGGNYDIRVERDPRFGPFRLVGAGSAPSMINRNGQIERSLKVRYQLRAPDEHEIYTIEPPRVRVGTRSFTPNPVNVRVTAPDQVPAPTPQAGARNNVAFLDVTVEPADRDPYLGEQITLVYELYTNVRSGGLRASPPDEPALDDFWVEDLSDVVVRQRRTTTLQGHHWNVSGVRGYALFPLEAGELSVEAMRLPLERASLFGPRSQVEVETEAVTFRVQELPAGAPAGFDRNNVGQWSMTSRLDSRSARVGGTLDYTLRITGVGRASRLQVPTLSDTEAYRVIATADEPQQIRQGTRIHGTREVRFTLMPLKEGPLTLPELALSYFDPEEGTYKVARVEARTIHVEPGTLPATSLDEAPVDEVHRGESGQSQFDLLELAQPKLEGELGPARAPAGRLPWWLWLLPLLGLGALAIERPLRDELTRRWGPARARRALRQELDHVLDQARRADGAARDEALLRALARILEQGFGVQTGALTAAEVRRELSTRGLSSELVEKVAELVGELTRGRYAPGAGSAETLVERAAQMIDTLFEQAERRSKAASQGSQAGRTALLIAAGAVGLCAALAGPGEARAQSEEPATEAARSWEVGAFEEASRSWAKTAAQQNDATAWYNAGTAALRAGELGQARLFLERAALTHAHHPDVAANLQTTVNLVSLNDANAARFGAQSPVVARALRSGPWLALIVLWVAFALTLVRRLSGRPSEGVVRASVIAALVLGLLSATLHAGIAQISGPERLGVVLNESEMRVAPSLHAGAHSGHPQLAAGAVVDIKRTRDGWVEVILPTGDLGWLPADQVEAVQSSGD from the coding sequence ATGCGCCACACGTCTCAGACTCCCACTCTTCTTCCGGCGCTGGTGGCCTGCATCTGCGCGTCGATCTCGCTGCTCTGGGCCTTTGAGGCCCACGCTCAACAGGACGTCGAGATCACCGTGAGCGCCTCCCCCAAAGTCGTGGCCCCGGGCCAGGTGGTGGAGTACCAGCTGGAGGCGCGCGTCGGCGGCAACTACGACATCCGCGTGGAGCGCGACCCACGCTTTGGCCCCTTTCGGCTGGTAGGCGCGGGGAGCGCGCCCTCCATGATTAACCGCAACGGGCAGATCGAACGCTCGCTCAAGGTGCGCTACCAGCTTCGCGCGCCGGATGAACATGAGATTTACACCATTGAGCCGCCGCGGGTGCGAGTCGGCACGCGTTCCTTCACCCCCAACCCGGTCAACGTGCGCGTCACCGCGCCCGACCAGGTTCCCGCCCCCACCCCGCAAGCCGGAGCCCGCAACAACGTTGCATTCCTCGATGTGACGGTGGAGCCGGCCGACCGCGATCCCTACCTTGGCGAGCAGATCACGCTTGTCTACGAGCTCTACACCAACGTTCGCAGCGGGGGGCTCAGAGCCTCTCCCCCCGATGAGCCGGCCCTGGATGACTTCTGGGTTGAAGACTTGAGCGATGTGGTGGTCCGCCAGCGCCGCACCACCACGCTTCAAGGCCATCACTGGAATGTCAGCGGCGTGCGCGGCTACGCGCTCTTTCCGCTGGAGGCCGGAGAGCTGAGCGTCGAAGCGATGCGACTGCCGCTGGAGCGCGCCTCGCTTTTTGGTCCGCGCTCGCAAGTTGAGGTCGAGACGGAGGCGGTGACCTTCCGTGTTCAGGAACTTCCCGCGGGTGCTCCCGCCGGCTTCGACCGCAACAATGTGGGGCAGTGGTCGATGACCTCCAGGCTCGACTCCCGGAGCGCCCGGGTGGGTGGCACCCTGGACTACACGCTCCGTATTACCGGGGTCGGCCGCGCCTCCCGACTTCAGGTTCCCACCTTGAGCGACACCGAGGCCTACCGCGTCATTGCCACCGCCGATGAGCCGCAGCAGATTCGCCAGGGCACGCGCATTCACGGCACCCGCGAGGTGCGTTTTACGCTGATGCCTCTCAAAGAAGGCCCGCTGACGCTGCCCGAGCTCGCGCTGAGCTATTTCGACCCGGAGGAAGGCACCTACAAGGTCGCGCGGGTTGAGGCGCGTACGATCCACGTGGAGCCGGGAACACTTCCCGCCACCAGCCTCGATGAGGCACCGGTCGACGAGGTGCATCGCGGTGAATCCGGGCAGTCGCAGTTTGATCTGCTGGAGCTGGCCCAACCGAAGCTCGAAGGGGAGCTGGGCCCGGCGCGCGCGCCGGCCGGACGCCTTCCCTGGTGGCTCTGGCTGCTTCCGCTGCTGGGGCTCGGAGCGCTGGCGATCGAGCGTCCGCTGCGTGACGAGCTGACTCGCCGGTGGGGGCCGGCGCGCGCGCGGCGCGCGCTACGTCAGGAGCTTGACCACGTGCTCGACCAGGCGCGTCGTGCCGACGGAGCCGCGCGCGATGAGGCCCTCCTGCGGGCGCTCGCGCGGATATTGGAGCAGGGCTTCGGCGTTCAGACCGGCGCGCTCACCGCCGCGGAGGTTCGGCGCGAGCTGAGCACACGAGGGCTCTCCAGCGAGCTGGTTGAGAAGGTCGCCGAGCTGGTCGGCGAGCTCACCCGCGGGCGTTATGCGCCGGGGGCGGGCTCGGCTGAGACGCTGGTGGAGCGGGCGGCGCAGATGATCGATACGCTCTTTGAGCAGGCGGAGCGCCGGTCGAAAGCTGCCTCTCAGGGTTCGCAGGCCGGACGCACAGCCCTTTTGATCGCGGCCGGGGCCGTGGGCCTGTGCGCGGCGCTGGCAGGCCCTGGTGAGGCCCGTGCGCAGTCGGAAGAGCCTGCAACAGAGGCCGCCCGGAGCTGGGAGGTGGGAGCGTTTGAGGAGGCGTCTCGGAGCTGGGCAAAGACGGCCGCGCAGCAAAACGACGCCACCGCCTGGTACAACGCCGGCACCGCAGCCCTGCGCGCTGGAGAGCTGGGGCAGGCGCGCCTCTTCCTGGAGCGCGCCGCGCTCACCCACGCCCACCATCCCGATGTGGCCGCCAACCTTCAGACAACCGTCAACCTGGTGAGCCTCAACGATGCCAACGCCGCACGCTTCGGGGCCCAGAGTCCGGTGGTGGCCCGCGCGCTGCGCAGCGGCCCCTGGCTTGCGCTGATCGTGCTGTGGGTAGCGTTCGCGCTCACACTTGTGCGCCGCCTCAGCGGGCGGCCCTCCGAAGGGGTGGTGCGCGCCTCGGTCATCGCCGCGCTGGTGCTCGGTCTCCTCAGCGCGACGCTTCATGCGGGCATCGCCCAGATCTCGGGCCCGGAACGCCTCGGAGTGGTGCTCAACGAGAGCGAGATGCGCGTGGCCCCCTCCCTGCATGCCGGTGCCCATAGCGGCCACCCTCAGCTGGCTGCCGGCGCGGTCGTCGATATCAAGCGTACGCGTGACGGCTGGGTGGAGGTCATCCTGCCCACCGGCGACCTCGGGTGGCTTCCCGCCGATCAGGTCGAAGCAGTCCAATCCTCCGGCGACTAA
- a CDS encoding vWA domain-containing protein — translation MVFAKTDNLYWLALLIPLAVAWISYEVWRRGVLRRLGDLPLIEAMTASFNPTRKLAARICQLAALVLLTIALAQPQWGISDAPSTREGLDVVFAMDLSRSMLAEDVAPNRLEAANREIQTFMTRLAGDRVGLVIFTSLSFPQAPLTTDYAAINFFLRRVHPEQIPVGGTSLGAALVDATELLTGRADDPEAEDAMVRSPNQVIVLITDGEDHESDPMVAARRAAELGIRVVTVGVGSSEGARVPVFDQHGSRRGFLRDRDGEYVLSTLDDATLRKIAQTTGGTYIHFDRPGAVSNALVGFLDQLERTQFEDQLRERYINRFMIFLIPAFLLTLLSIFLGQRVLPTVGGSSFGGRLGKRVRAILGLSLVALLLGSSGCEPPPRPDTAIEEANQLIDAGEFQQALDLMAPLASTYDDRPEYHYNRGRALLGLEDFEGAREAFARALTVDDPEFRAAILYNLGLSLAGLEDWNQAHDAFRQGLKLFATVEEPEDPELGEALRHNLEVALRALYPPCATFEDELEPNNDPQSAHTLEKPKLEELTLCGENIDLFKIDAVPGTLLGVSATFKELRDEPDPERVFLPAPGALRLSIIAPDGQTVLAIDEGLDDDEDALRGQNARGEVARAIEEIVLSQQLLGGPRPAPVFIAVETDPGLEFAYELDVHFVPPCEALEDDYEPNGSASTAAALEGKEHQLHICKGDEDWFTFKPDGAETLFVDLQPQPDLESEEPPQLRLEVRDASSGELLARGLSAGNRLSAGIPNLGDVDEVRVSVIPVDATQQGPYTLNFYPFAACPSGNDAHWPNNGPDEPATLSEEQQEVRYARICPGESDFFSVPVPEEEPLQWGISSIPPNAWHPDADPDVELPYGAFPAHTLSHVDPVLGEDLMVAERPESTPSRPPAASAPDNANTDEAPPLLAALTLDQGLSIEELDDERAILKVTGEPGFYHLQSLNGGGSGGSNSQDQNDPQEQQRNQDEQEDQQESGDPQHEEPQDQNDGEEPQDESEAPQDEEHASEEQQEAHPSPSEEPTDDKRRELMEILRALEESDDNFQLKKALEDVPRRHIERDW, via the coding sequence ATGGTGTTCGCAAAGACCGATAACCTCTACTGGCTGGCCCTGCTGATTCCCCTGGCGGTGGCCTGGATAAGCTACGAAGTCTGGCGCCGCGGCGTGCTGCGCCGCCTGGGCGATCTGCCGCTGATCGAGGCGATGACCGCCTCGTTTAACCCGACCCGAAAGCTCGCGGCCCGCATCTGCCAGCTGGCCGCGCTGGTTTTGCTCACCATCGCGCTGGCTCAGCCTCAGTGGGGCATCAGCGACGCCCCCTCCACCCGCGAGGGCCTCGATGTGGTCTTCGCCATGGACCTCTCCCGCTCCATGCTCGCTGAAGACGTCGCCCCCAACCGACTGGAGGCGGCCAACCGCGAGATTCAGACCTTTATGACGCGCCTGGCCGGCGACCGGGTGGGGCTTGTGATCTTCACCTCGCTCTCCTTTCCCCAGGCCCCGCTGACGACCGACTACGCGGCGATCAACTTCTTTCTGCGCCGCGTGCATCCCGAGCAGATCCCGGTAGGAGGCACGTCCCTGGGTGCGGCGCTTGTCGACGCGACCGAGCTTCTCACCGGCCGCGCCGACGATCCCGAGGCCGAGGACGCCATGGTGCGCTCGCCAAACCAGGTCATCGTGCTGATCACCGACGGCGAAGATCATGAATCCGACCCGATGGTCGCAGCCCGGCGCGCCGCCGAGTTGGGCATTCGCGTGGTCACCGTGGGCGTGGGCAGCAGCGAGGGCGCACGCGTTCCCGTTTTCGACCAACACGGCAGCCGCCGAGGCTTTCTGCGCGATCGCGATGGCGAGTACGTCTTGAGCACCCTGGATGACGCCACGCTCAGGAAGATCGCCCAGACCACCGGCGGCACCTACATCCACTTCGACCGCCCCGGCGCCGTCTCCAACGCGCTGGTGGGCTTTCTGGACCAGCTGGAGCGCACGCAGTTCGAAGACCAGCTGCGCGAGCGCTACATCAACCGCTTTATGATCTTCTTAATCCCGGCCTTTCTACTCACGCTCCTCTCGATCTTCCTGGGTCAGCGCGTCTTACCCACCGTCGGCGGAAGCTCCTTCGGCGGGCGTCTGGGCAAGCGCGTCCGCGCCATCCTCGGCCTCTCGCTTGTGGCCCTTTTGCTTGGCAGCTCCGGCTGTGAGCCCCCGCCTCGCCCCGACACCGCCATCGAAGAGGCCAACCAGCTTATTGACGCTGGCGAGTTCCAGCAGGCCCTCGACCTGATGGCCCCCCTGGCCTCGACCTACGACGATCGTCCCGAATACCACTACAACCGTGGCCGCGCGCTCCTGGGCCTGGAAGACTTTGAGGGGGCCCGCGAGGCCTTTGCCCGCGCGCTCACCGTCGACGATCCCGAGTTTCGCGCCGCCATCCTCTACAACCTCGGCTTAAGCCTGGCCGGACTCGAAGACTGGAACCAGGCCCACGATGCCTTCCGCCAGGGGCTCAAGCTCTTTGCCACCGTCGAGGAGCCCGAAGATCCCGAGCTGGGCGAAGCGCTGCGCCACAACCTGGAGGTGGCTCTGCGCGCGCTCTACCCGCCCTGCGCGACCTTTGAGGATGAACTTGAGCCCAACAACGATCCGCAAAGCGCTCACACCCTCGAAAAACCCAAACTCGAAGAGCTCACCCTCTGTGGCGAGAACATCGACCTGTTCAAGATTGACGCCGTCCCCGGCACCCTGCTGGGGGTAAGCGCAACGTTCAAAGAGCTTCGCGACGAGCCCGATCCCGAACGCGTCTTTCTGCCCGCTCCGGGCGCGCTGCGCCTGAGCATCATCGCCCCCGACGGCCAGACGGTGCTCGCCATCGACGAGGGCCTCGACGACGACGAAGACGCCCTGCGCGGGCAAAACGCCCGCGGTGAAGTGGCACGCGCGATCGAGGAGATCGTACTCAGCCAGCAGCTTCTGGGCGGCCCCCGACCTGCGCCCGTCTTTATCGCCGTGGAGACCGACCCGGGCCTGGAGTTCGCCTACGAACTCGACGTGCACTTTGTACCCCCCTGCGAAGCGCTGGAAGATGATTACGAGCCCAACGGCTCCGCCTCCACCGCCGCAGCCCTGGAGGGCAAGGAACACCAGCTCCATATCTGCAAAGGCGATGAGGACTGGTTCACGTTTAAGCCCGATGGGGCCGAGACGCTTTTTGTGGATCTTCAGCCCCAGCCCGACCTCGAGTCCGAAGAGCCGCCGCAGCTTCGTCTGGAGGTTCGCGACGCATCCTCGGGCGAACTTCTGGCCCGGGGGCTTTCGGCCGGCAACCGCCTCAGCGCGGGCATTCCGAACCTTGGCGACGTCGACGAAGTCCGGGTCAGCGTCATCCCCGTCGACGCCACCCAGCAGGGCCCTTACACGCTGAACTTCTACCCCTTTGCGGCCTGCCCCTCCGGCAACGACGCGCACTGGCCCAACAACGGCCCCGATGAGCCGGCCACCTTGAGCGAAGAGCAGCAGGAGGTGCGCTACGCGCGTATCTGCCCCGGGGAGTCGGACTTCTTCAGCGTGCCCGTTCCCGAGGAGGAGCCGCTGCAGTGGGGCATCTCCAGCATCCCGCCGAACGCCTGGCACCCCGACGCCGATCCCGACGTGGAGCTTCCCTACGGCGCGTTCCCCGCCCACACCCTGTCTCACGTGGATCCGGTGCTCGGCGAAGACCTCATGGTCGCCGAACGTCCCGAAAGCACACCCTCTCGCCCGCCTGCCGCGAGCGCGCCTGACAACGCCAACACCGACGAGGCCCCTCCCCTGCTCGCAGCGCTTACGCTGGATCAGGGCCTGAGCATCGAGGAGCTCGATGACGAGCGCGCCATCCTCAAGGTCACCGGGGAGCCGGGCTTCTACCATCTGCAGAGCCTCAACGGCGGAGGGTCGGGCGGCTCCAACTCCCAGGACCAGAACGATCCGCAGGAGCAGCAACGCAACCAGGACGAGCAAGAAGATCAGCAGGAAAGCGGCGATCCTCAGCACGAGGAGCCGCAAGATCAAAACGATGGCGAGGAGCCGCAGGACGAGAGCGAGGCCCCGCAAGACGAGGAACACGCGTCCGAAGAGCAGCAGGAGGCACACCCCTCGCCCTCCGAGGAGCCCACCGACGACAAGCGGCGAGAGCTCATGGAGATCCTGCGCGCGCTGGAGGAGAGCGATGATAACTTCCAGCTTAAAAAGGCGCTGGAAGACGTCCCTCGCCGCCATATTGAGAGGGATTGGTGA